A segment of the Crassostrea angulata isolate pt1a10 chromosome 10, ASM2561291v2, whole genome shotgun sequence genome:
TTGAATAACAGCTctatatagatataaatatcaaaaattcCATTAACTCCTATTggtagtttttgaaaaaaattatgacgtCTGAGATACATCCAgcatttttaatcaaatcttCCAGCTTGCATGTGTCAGacacaaaatatacatgaataatgaattaaaatggcAATAATTTGTAGAATTCAGGGGATACTaataaaacaattcaatttaGACTGCTTATAAATTCGCAGTCTTGGTAAAGAAATCTGTTTTTCTAGaacatttttggtaaaaatatgaaCAGTACACATACTAAACATTTAATGGCATTTGCAGAATATGAACACGTGAGAGAAGAGTTCAAATTGGGAGATTGTGTGAACATATGCAATAGGAGGTCGATTTTAGGGGTTTGGGGGGAAAAAATTGCAGATCTGCAAATTATACCTATCCCCTAAGAGAGAGCCAAGTACTAGACTACCGGTTATGCATTTGCACATGACTGCTAGTGATATAATAAGCTCTGCCTCTTAAATAATTTGCATGAATCggtacagtatacatgtatatctgtgtGCATTGTGTGGGAAGGTTTTCCTTCAGTCATAAGTGGTTTTGTGTGGTGTTACGTGATATGTCTACACCGTTATTTTTGGGCTATGACATTTTAAGTTCCTGCACTTCTTTGCCTTACGTTTGTCTTAAGATACAGTACTCATCAACTCCTTTACAGTTATATACTCATTAACTTCTCTATATATACAGATATTATGGTGAATACTGGTACCTGAACTTAATTAGGGCAAATAATTAGAACATTTTCCTACGGATTTAgcattttttcattcattttaatgatatgttttGCAAGAAAGCTAGGGGTTGAAAAGATAAGATTTACAATCAAATGATTATAATGACCAAAACACACTTAAACTCTTACTGCACATCATTTTAAATGATGGACATCATAAAGCTCTGAAATGCTCTTTCAATAATTGGCAACAGACAAGAAATTGCAAAAGTTCATGGTAAAAAAAGGTCATACATGTGTTGAATCCATTGATTTAGAATGTTCATAAATACTAAACTCTATTTAATAAGCATGATAAGTAAATGTGTGAAATTAATAAGCTAATTAATCaatgatgtaatttttaattGCTATATGAAACTGATAAAAATCtgcaataattatttcaaaataaaatactatAACAGAGagttaatattgaaaataacatttGTTGTATGACTAGGAAATAACAAGTATATTTCTGTAAATGAACACTCAATAATTAATCTctattcataaaaagaaaatagaaacaattttgtaaataaattgctattcaaaaaaaaatcatttgccaacatataaataattgacaatttttaaagacttaATTAATTCATAGGCAAGATTATAACATGCATACTTATCAACAAACACCACTAATtctaaatttttacattgtacTTGAAGCACATAGATATAGCTAATATCTAATCAAAGACATAAAAGAATTTATCTTAAGGTCAGATATTGTTTCATGATGACTGGCAATGGTAAAGCATTTATATGCTTGATGAAGTCTTTTCCTTTGCAGCTTTTGCTGACTGTATTTCTCACTACTCTCCGACAAATCTGTCGAAGAAGTGGCGGCCTCTGGTATTCTGAATTCAACAGGgtcaaaatttgagtgtccaGTTCTCCATCCATCAGTAACGCTCTGTGAACACTCTTGATTTCCGAAGTGGGTAGTCCTGCACACAAAATTAAACgaacaatttcaatatttttactcTTGGCTGCCCAGAAAAGCGGGGTTTGCTGAGCCATGATGGACACTTTCGGACCTTCCAGATTGCTTCCATGCAAGATCAGAGTCTTGGTGATGATTGAACTTACTCGGTAGGTCAAGGCAGTGAGAAGAGGGGTGTAATTAAAACGGTCAGTTTTGTTAACACTAGCACCATTTGAGATGAGATACTCCACAAGATCTGGCATTTGCTGTCGAGAAGCTACCCACAATGCTGTGTGACCATTATTGTCCACTGCATCCAAATCGGCTCCTGCATTCACTAGAGCCACCACACCTTCTAGAAAATGCATTCTGCAAGCTGTGATAATGGGTGGTTCAATACGATTCAGATGATCTTTGCTGCATATGTTCAACTTCAATTTTCTGCTTTTCTCGCTATGCCTCATTAACAAGCCAAAAATGTCGAAGTGTCGCTTGTAGAGCGACAGTGACAGTACTGTTGCTCCTTTCACAAGAACATTGAAATCCACGTCTGGATGGGAAAGCAGAATATTCCTAACTAACTGAGTTTCTCCTGAAATGACCGCCATGTACAAATCAAACACCAGATGCGATTGATTGTACTCATTTATGGCCTGAAAAGAAGTGCACAGAAGATTATCCATCCCCCTGTCACTAGATCTCTGCATTTTTACCGGCATAATATCCTCTACTCCACTACACTtttgcaaaaatgaaaattgtggAATAAATTGATTTTGCAGCCTCTGAATAAAATGTATCCGATTAACTGCTCAGTCTACAGAACCACGCCGCAGGAGATTCTTTCAACATATTAAATTCATTATCACCTTTGGTGCATGTTGACAACCGCTCTCACTATCGGTCCCCTGTGGTTATCGACGGATCAGGAAAGACGCAAACGGATATATTTAAACTGTCAGATGGATCATGTCTGAAGACGTACGTCACTTCATTTTGTTATGTTATTAAAGGAACAAGTGGTGTAAACTTAATGCAGATACAGTTTGGCATAAAACACTCCTTCCTTTAAGTCTTACTATCTGAGAATTGTTTAAGTTGCGTTTTGCGTCAATATCTCGTTGTTAactatgtttacatgtattgatatttgACGAGGTTGAAGTAGTGACACTTCCGTATTTTCGGATAAAATGTAACACAGATTTCCATTggacaaaaaataattcatcCAATCAAAAAACCCCTCTCTTGTAATATTTGGGGTTGTCGTAACATACCTAAACAAAGTGAAAAATGCCGACTTGTTTGAGAGCTAAGTGTGTAGTTGTAGGTATGTTGGATTTAGATACATGCATTTTATATTACGTACTGCCAATAGATCTTTCGTTTTCCGTTTGGTTGAGAACATTTTTGCGAATTTCTTTAACGCAATGTTGATAAGTGCTTTTATACAATTGCATATAACCATGATAACCGCACTTTATCAGGTTGGGACCACtctcccaaatgggatataatagtccgtttgggatataatagcccaaatgggatataaattttaagtgcaaaaaataaaaaaaattgattttgaaatttttgatataaatccgcattagaatagatgaaatacaacaacttttggtaaacaactttttctgtaGCTGTACTATTACTGAGATTGATCCCTCAGTTTATCCAAAACTTCTTGGGGATCAATCTTACAAACTATAGAAATATAAGAAAACTTCTTAaccaaaagttgttgcattttattcacattaatgcggaattatttcaaaaattttaaaataaaaaaaatatttttttgcatttcaaatttatatcccatttgggctattatatcccaaacgggctattatatcccatttgggagaGTGGTCCCAACCTGTTTATGATGTATTTAgttacaatgtacaataataagCTAAACATACTTTCCAATTGATAAAGGCCATTGACTGAAAACTATTCTGTACCGTTAATCACAGTTAACAATTCTTAAACTATACCACTGGTAAAATTGTTAACTATAGCTTTAATATGATTGAGAGTTGCAAAATTTCACAGAAAACTGAGTGTTTACAATGTAATActgtactggcgtgcgaccagttcttgccgagtaccatttctcgccagtacattgtgacgtcacaattttatgtgttgataaaatgacgtcaaaatgtactggcgagaaatggtactgggcgagaactggtcgcacgccagtatatcttacaaaaatcatgttttcttattctgtgtttttcaaatgtaaagcaatgttaattttatatttgtaaatattgtaccctaaaattaatttgtatgaACAATGCTGTAAACTATAATAGACTTATAGTTAAAAGTCGTTAACAATTAAACTTTATCagataaatataagaaatatttgttttcatggTTAACTGATAAGTTACTGTTGTGAAAACTTAATTATTATGGCACACTAAATTCACAAAATTGAGCTATAAAACATAGCTTCACCGTTGATAAACTTAAGtttattcaatttcaactatagTATATAGTTTACAAAGTTAAGCATTATCTAGCTATAACTAACGTCAGATTGATTAAAAAACTAtccatttgtaaatttttaaacaatatctaacagatgtaaactatacaaatattaatcaaagttTAATTATCTGTCTGAAAGACTGTAaagaaatgttaacattaatagattttgctgataaataaaTCCCAACACCTGTAAactaatatgatattttataaattttgatctATTATAGTTACAAGttgtgaaacaatatttttcaggTTAACGATTGtaaactatatattttaaagataaattgtgacttacattttttcaatattagttTATTACCATAAACTTACAATCACAATCATAATCTATGAAGTTTACAGTTGTAAAATGTAGAATATGAATCTAAAAGTATTTTAACTGAATAAGATTTTCTATTTAATTCTCAGAAATTTATGCACAAAATTATTACCTAACTATAGTTTGATAATAAACTAAAGGTTAAAGTtgtgaaatatattaaatgtttcACTGAAAATTGTTTATAGATCtttaaattaatacataatCAGATTATTATAGTCATTCTGTCATTAATCTGTGTCTTTGAATTGTTAAACCCTGtttatcacatttttataaGTTCTGTGCCTTTAATGTTTATTTAGTAACTATAATTTATGAACCAtacaaatttattaattattataccTGTCCATGAAATAGTGCAGAGCATACATTGACTTTACCTcatttgtgataaaattatttctttttatggaTGAGGAAATAAATTATAAGCTGTTCGTAATGTAATTATTACTAAACTTAAATATACTTTAAATCAACACTCTATCACCACAGAaatagataattttttattgcgggggggggggggggggggggggggtatgaaaATTTacgtttatatatttttgtatgacGCTTAACTTTTAATATGTTTCCCCTAAAGTACTCAAATAAATTTCGAGTTTAAGATCTCAATCATCATCTCAAATTTGCCCATTTAAAAAGAGTGTAGCagtttgaattgttttaaaatacaaatgtactaaATTTGTGGTCTGCAGTGACTCGTTTAATATATCCAAATCAGAATTAACTTATTTGAACGAATCTGTGATTAGAAAACCAGAAGTCAGTTACATAACACATACCACACATGTACGTCAGAAGTGAATAACCATATGTGTACTATATAGGATACAACTTGAACTCTGTGTACCGATACACCTGTTTAATGTGGAAATATAACCCACCTACAAGGATCTGACTGTTTCCTTATCAACACAGTACTTACCACTTAGCGGTACTTGTAGAAGGAATTTAGCTGTAATTGTTCCACAGTCCAATTTTATGACCATTGAACCTTCAAACACGTGTGCATCTGTACATGAACAGACAGCAAATGAACTCTATCTGGacctgggtttttttcatcaacgtttttatttactctggggggaaaaaagtttatatatattaacaataatctAGCAAACTTACttcagaatacatgtatgtgcgtGTTATTTATATTCACTCAATCTAAAAAATGATTGACAACTTTACCAATACTTAAGATGGAAGAAGTTCAAGTTACTCTGATGACAATCTGAATTGTCAACCCAAATATTTCCATCAAGCTACAGATCGGCAGCTAATAATCAGATCATGTTATTTACCCAGCTGAGGTTGGTGCAACAGTGACAAAACATGTGTTACTTTTTTTGCCTTATGTGAagatcaaattttgacataagaTGTGTAAACATTTGACTAGTTCCCTTAAGTAACAGCAAATTGTACttataaactaatgcatttgTCTTTTGTTTGTCTTGTGTAGGGGACTCCACAGTTGGGAAGAGTGCCCTCTGTCAGGCCTTCCATAGTGATGGCTCACATTTTCCAAAGAACTACACCATGGTAACCAAACAATATCATACCATTGTATCATTTATCGAACAATAATTTGATTATGgtatataaattgtatttcgATCCTCTCATCGGTGTAAATCACGGCCAGTATGTACGATCCTCTCCCATAAGGGGAGGGCTCTGTGGACTCTGGACTGTGGCTCGAGACAATGATCTCTAAATTACCGTACAAAGAAACAAGCATTTGTATTGAATATGATTATCACATGATTAGCTATTTTTAATCCATCAACTTTGTATTATCTAAATAGATATGTCTCTTATTAATAATTCAGATGATTTACATGATCATAATATGATTAAGGTGAAAGTCTGCATGTGACAATTTTgtggcattttattttaatagacCACAGGAGTAGAGCTACTGGTCAAACATGTGAACATTCCTGATTCAAAAGACAGTGTGGTAAGTACTTGCGaatcacaaaattaaatattaacaccCCAGTGACATGTAAGCACTGTAGTCGCAAGCAAGATTATCtttccaattttaatttgaaaagaagaaaatgttggttatttgaaatttatattagttttttaatataattcatTAGTTCACATGTTTTTTCTGTAAATTAATATCTCTTTCAtgtgaaagttttaaaaaataaatatatagtctTAAATATTGATCCATGGCATGGTATTAGAAGATATATGGAGATAAaagttaattatattaaaacTTCAAAGCATAAACTATTgcaatatcattttacacacagatacatgtattataaagtTCATAGTTATCCATTTTCATATACCTGGCTGGTCATGGCTTATTATACTAGGAACAAACAGTACTGGTAATTTAATCTCGGTCCACTCCAATCCTCTAGAAAACAacaccagtacatgtactggtatattgaCATGCAGATACTGTACATGAAATACAATCTTTATAACACCTACTGGTAGCTGTAGTAGTGTATACACAGTTATTTTGGccttttgtaattttttccctttctacacttgcaaatagTTTTCATCCAGACACAATTGTgattaaagagagataatttgagacctGGGAATTTGCCAAGTCTTTAATTCGTCAGCTGACAACGGTCAgctgacaacgagggtgaaaagggcgaaaattaaaatgagggcgaatatttccctgtttaCAGAATGCTCTTTGTTTTCAGGAACTGTATATGTATGACTCTGCTGGTAAAGAAATTTTTGCCGAGCATGTTCAAAACTTTGTAAGTATACTTGTGCAGCTCTAAATGGTTATTTCTCTCTTGTATAGTAAATGCAGATGAATAAATGTCAATAACTGAAAGTTGAATAAACTTTTAACCAATGACGTATTCAATTTTACTACACATGTTacatgctgtggtttcattaatattcaagggtatcaattttcatggataaatgaaaatcacagtttcaaggatacgtaaatttgtGGCCAATGACCTTATCAATACAAAATTCTAATAGagattgcacttcaatgaacacttaatttcgtggatcaattTCATAACggaatccacgaaaattggtattcattgaatattgatgaaaccacagtagtcaTTTGAACTTCATTGATAAAACAGGGAAAGAAATGAATGTTGTATGacttttgaatttgttttctcATTTAGTGGGAACAACCATCTGTTGTCATGGTAGTGTATGATGTCACGAGTGAAACATCATTCTCCAGTTGCGCTAAGTGGTTGGAGCGGGTGAAATCTCAGAAACCTGAAGTACAGATACCAGGTAGTGTAAACTCACTGTCAAAAAACAGATTACTCAAAAAATATATGAGCAACATATCTGAACAGAAAATATAAGACATTGAACACATGTATACTGTACTTTAGCACTCCAAAATCTGAGACATggcatatttttatatttttgcattttcacaCACAAATCTGTCAAATATTGGCAACATATTTTCAGTgagaataatatttaaaattgttgcaCCTGAATGTTCGATATTTTGTCTATTAATTGACATGTACAGATGCATGAGCAGATCTAGCTTGAGAATGGGGGTGGGTCAGTTAGAACCCTCCCTGGAAAATTCAAAATCCAAGCTgattaaatttacattgtaaaattaacACACACACCCTGAAAACAAAAgtataaaggtacatgtataccccctCTATACctgacattttttgtttattgaaggAGTATTGGTAGCAAATAAGATTGATTTGGACGAGAGACGAGTTATCAGTCCTAAGGCAGGAATGGAGTTTGCAGAGAGCAACGGACTCAAATACTTTGAATGCTCAGCTGTAAGTTTACAGGAAATATAGGAAATGCTTTTCTTTTGTTCAAAATCACTGTTGATAACCAAAGTTTTTGAATTCTCAGCTGttagttttatgaaaataaagtttCAACTGAATTTAGCCAATGAAGTTATTTAATAGCTGTACGtttaaattatcaataccaGAGCTTGGAAAAATGAGCTGCTTATCAAATTCTTGGAATGTTGTAAACCAGCAATAACCCAtcagtaaaaatgatttaaatcatgATGTCCATGCATAAAGATATAATTTACTAGTACATTTAGTAACAgactctttttctttttcagaaagAAATGCAGAACATTGATGCCTCTTTCTACTACCTGGCTAACGAGTTTCACAAGTTATACCAAGACCGACTAGAGACATTCAAATCCCTGTCATAACCTTAATGTATTTGATGTCAGTTAAACATTCCGTCCATATTactgtacaatatatatatgcttttaaaagatatttctgtttatttgtttttgaatctataaaaaaaaaaaatagattaagaACATGGTGCCTTGCAAGTGTTTTAAATGTGTTTACAATGCCTGTCTTTTAAACAGGTCCTGCAGTCGAACTTTTATCTAATATGTACATTCACATACTAAACTTGGAATTCTATTCAAAGAAATCACTAACTCATTTTAGTGGATGCGCCTTGTTCTCTGCATGTGCAGCGATGATCCTGCACAGCCTCCTAGTGCATGTATCTCAGCTTTATTTACATACTGAGCTACATATTTTGACTTCCACCCCTACCTGCGTATGTGCTGCCCATGTTACTGACTCATTTTAGTGGATGCGCCTTGTTCTCTGCATGCGCAGCGATGATCCCGCACAGCCTCCTAGCGCTGCGTGACTGAGGCGCTTCGTGTACGTTGGCAACGCCGGatcattttcttaaatcatttgaaatattgcatcgactttttaatgtttttggcattaaaaatataacattacatTCTCAATGCAGTCAAggaaacatgtattttttggtaAGGGGGCGGGGGCCAATGGTAATTATATCAATTGTTTTCATAAGACTAAATCAAAAATGaacaggaattttttttggtattttaacTAGCACTCTAATGGctatagctgcaggtctgtagctacCGTTACGTTATTAAAAATTTCAGATGGACAACCTGAAATCTCCAGTTTCGttcgctttttttttaaagttgcatatttctatacaaatatttgattccaaaatATTCCCCAGATATTTTACTACAGATAATGTGACTTTacttgatattcttttaaacaccattaCCTGCCCTGTGAGatgaagtggtgcagtttgttgaCATGTAAAAAGGCGACCCTCAATCTGGAAGTGACTTAATTTCAGAGGTCGGTTAGCGTttaagagaaagtctgaggcaaataaagagACGATGCCAGAAGAATTgcctgaagaatttaatggtactaattattTCCACAAAATTATTTTGGGAATAAGATGAATTGATCATTCCAAAACTATCACAATATTTTGTGTGCCGTTAATTTTGAACTGTTAAATATGTATGGAACAAGCTCCCTGGTCGtccatcagatttttttttcagatcagGAGTTACAAACCTGCAGCTATAGTGGCTACTAAACCGATTAAAATCAGGTCCTTGTATTTGATCTACTCAATACACTTATGTGTAGTAGTGATCTGCATAATGGATCCAAAGATCTGAATTACCTGGCAATCAGATTGAAATGACTGCAAGTACATTGCTCAATCcattaaattcattcaattttaatggaaaaattgctttattgtttataactgtttacataaaatattttaatttataaacaaattcaCATTTCATCATTAACAAACATAAAACAATTCAGTAAATGAGTAACCAACTACAAATGCATGAGAAAAATACTTGCATAAGAATAGTACATCTTTaatgaacatgtatatacatataaagaacatttttaaaatgtcctTCCTCGGGTACGTTTACAtaagagatatatatatatatatatatgtatatatataggaTAGAGAATACTTTACATTCCTGCAATTAGTTCTCCGATTCTGTTGTTTTGAATCAAATAGCAAAAATATGAAGCCACAAAAActgaatattttgtaatatttcataTACAGGTACAGTAGTTTacatctgttaaaaaaataagagcatcaataattttaaaatgggTGAGGGGTGCTTCTCACATTTTTATGCGAAGTTGCAGATATACTTTGTGTTTCACTGGGAATCTACTGTAATGTCTAACATACAAATAACTGCTAAAAcctactttgatttttaatgatttttgatttttgatcaGGGATCCAAACAGTTATCACCATAAAAcctagaattaaaaataaatgagatTGGCGAAAAGCCCCTGATCATACTTGGTCTTAAATTTACAATACGCTAAATTGACAcgacaattataaagaatatgaaATTATTTGCATTTTCATGTTGCAACAATACTTTATACATCTATGAACTGCATAAAATGGGACTAGAAAACACACTTTTAAACTAagtaatattatacatgtatattgtcaaAATACAGCTAATATCTATGCACTATCAAAAAAGCCATTTATAATTCTAGGCATGCAATCTAATATAGTAATGGAACAGAAATATACTactgaaaaatacaaatatctATAATAAACAATATGCATTAATAAGCAAGCACAGGAAGGTTATATAAAGTCTCATTTTAGGAAATTTTTCAGtgttacaaacaaacaaaaatgacatTGAATGTCGTATTCATGCAAGTCTACCTCATTTACTAGTTGATTAAAATTTATGCTCAGGCAAACAAGAAATTTTTATAATCTAAAACTTGCAAATAAAAATGGCTTGTGAACATGAAATTTGAGTTCTTTaaaatatagagattttattaCCATGCAAGATGTCCATATGTAAGGGAGGGAGTaaaaaatgtaactttttttttatccgaAATCTCCTTTTATCCAAGTTCCTTAAAAATGAGTATTACTAATAAATGTACCGGTACTGTAAAACATATATGCCACTTTCCCTAAATAATGTTTAACCATTAAACACAATTCTTGGATGTAAtttaatgctaaaaaaaataaattgtgaacaTTTAGACCAGTAATTATGTTAGAAATAAGACAACTTTCATCAAttcttatatctcaaaaactccCATGCCTCCTTAAATTTAGTGCCTGAAACAATTTCTATTAAAGTTGTCTAGAACTTAATATCATTTTACTCCAGAAAACTGGTGACTTTTGACCTGGTGACTTTCAACAAGGTCATTAAGTCACTTGCCACACATATTTGACATGTACTTTGCAAACAGACTGTTCAAACAATAAATGTATGGTTCAacaacattaaaacaaaaaagtaatgCCTACTTTAAAAGGGGAAATTAAGGTAGTTTTTCATGCAGTATGACCAAATTACAataataatttactttttttttattttgtattagtATTTTGTCATATTCAATATCTGGTGATTAGTAAATCTCAACTGAAGTGCATATATACTGTCATGCGGATAGGCAAATACTAAGCTGCTATCAATGCAATTTCAAGTTGCAATGattataaatacaaaacagtCAGTTTTGATATGTTCATCTTATTCCCTCCCTCCAACAcagaatcaaaaaaaaattgtacaaaaaaatattatgcatgTGATAACGTACActaaaaatgttaaacaaatatacatgtactaatatttCTTGAATTCAAGAACATTAATACATCA
Coding sequences within it:
- the LOC128166536 gene encoding histone-lysine N-methyltransferase EHMT1-like, which produces MPVKMQRSSDRGMDNLLCTSFQAINEYNQSHLVFDLYMAVISGETQLVRNILLSHPDVDFNVLVKGATVLSLSLYKRHFDIFGLLMRHSEKSRKLKLNICSKDHLNRIEPPIITACRMHFLEGVVALVNAGADLDAVDNNGHTALWVASRQQMPDLVEYLISNGASVNKTDRFNYTPLLTALTYRVSSIITKTLILHGSNLEGPKVSIMAQQTPLFWAAKSKNIEIVRLILCAGLPTSEIKSVHRALLMDGELDTQILTLLNSEYQRPPLLRQICRRVVRNTVSKSCKGKDFIKHINALPLPVIMKQYLTLR
- the LOC128166537 gene encoding intraflagellar transport protein 27 homolog: MPTCLRAKCVVVGDSTVGKSALCQAFHSDGSHFPKNYTMTTGVELLVKHVNIPDSKDSVELYMYDSAGKEIFAEHVQNFWEQPSVVMVVYDVTSETSFSSCAKWLERVKSQKPEVQIPGVLVANKIDLDERRVISPKAGMEFAESNGLKYFECSAKEMQNIDASFYYLANEFHKLYQDRLETFKSLS